The Sporosarcina ureae genomic sequence CTCACTTTCCCAAATGAGCGCTGTCCGGTTACCGGCGCCGTTATGTATATGCCGGTCGAGTAAATTGATGCTCGGATTCGTAACACCGTCAACGAAAAACTTGAAATCAGGGAGCGTGCCGCTGATCGTCTCTGTCCACGGTTCATACCATTCGAGCTCACGAGCCTGCTGATCCCAAAACGCAGCCGGATCTTCCTGGGATTGCTGGAGAAGTTCTTGAAAAGCTTCTGCGCTGCCGATCGAAGTCGAGCGCGTCTTTTCTTCACTAGGATAAATAAGTTTACTATTCGCCGCTACTTGTAAAACTCGTTCAATATCCATTCAATCGCTCCTTTGTCAATTCATTAAAACCCATTTAAAAATCAGCAGCCGATCTGTTTCGCAATGACCATGCGCTGGACTTCGGACGTGCCTTCACCGATTTCTAAAAGTTTGGCATCGCGGAAGAAACGCTCAACTTGGTATTCTTTAATATAGCCGTAGCCGCCGTGAACCTGCACTGCTTGATCACAAACGCGCATGCACATTTCAGAAGCGAATAATTTTGCAAACGCCGCTTCTTTTTTGAATGAGCGGCCTTGATCTTTCAGCCATGCTGCTTTATATACCATATTACGTGCTAGTTCGATATTCATCGCCATATCCGCGAGTTTGAACTGAATCGCCTGGAAGTTTGAAATGCTCCTACCGAACTGCTTGCGCTCCTGCGCGTAATTCAGTGACCTCTCGTACGCTCCCTGCGCTATGCCGACAGCCATCGCACCGATGCCGATCCGTCCTCCGTCAAGCGTCGCCAAAAATTGTTTGTAACCGTTTCCAATTTCGCCAAGCAGATTTTCTTTTGGCACACGGACGTTTTCCAAAATCAATTCCGTCGTGTTTGAGGAATGAAGTCCCATTTTTTCATAGTTTGCAATGACCGTAAACCCTGGTGCATCAGTCGGCACGATAAATGCACTGATGCCGTTCGTTCCTTTTGAGCGGTCTGTAATCGCCGTCACAGCAAGATGTTTCGCATAGCTCGCATTCGTAATGAAACATTTCGAACCGTTAATGACCCACTCATCACCTTCAAGAACAGCTGTCGTTTCTGTACCACCCGCATCAGATCCTGCATTGGGCTCCGTCAATCCAAACGCTCCGAACGAATCACCCGTACAAATCGGTGTCAAATACTTCTCCTTCTGCTCCGGTGTGCCGAATAAATGAAGTGGCGCTCCGCCAAGTGAAATATGCGCAGAATACGTAATTCCTGTCGATGCGCAGACACGGCTCAATTCTTCCGTGACAATAGCAAAACTTGTCGTATCCGCTCCGCCACCGCCGTACTCTTCTGGGAAAGGCAACCCCATCAAGCCGAGCTCCGAAAACTTTTCAAAAATCTCTTTTGGAAATTCTCCTGTACGATCGCGTTCATCCGCACCCGGCGCCACTTCCGCATCCGCAAACTCGCGAACGAGCTTGCGCACCATTTGTTGTTCATCCGTCAAATCAAAATTCATATCCAATACCCTCCATTCTTCTTTTACATTCCGTCATTGCCGTATATCGTCCTACCAACACCCAGATTGCAAACGCTTTCATTTGTCCGTGTATTTTAAACCGGACTGCTTTCATTTTATTTCCAATTCATCTATAATTATAAACAATAAAAATAATCAAATCTATGTATGATTTTCCGAAAGAATTTGTGTGTTTTACACAAAAACGCAAAATACTATGGAGTTAGGATGATAGATTATGCAAGACACGTTAACTCACCGACAGCTCAAATCCCTTGTTCATGTTTCTACTGTGATTAACTCTTCATTAGATATCGAAACGATTTTTGATTTAATTATAGGTGAAGCAATTTCCGCAGTAGACGCAGCAGGAGGCGGTTCGATTTGGGTTTTCGACCAACAAAAACAGCGCCTGGTGGCCAAATCAGCGCATGGTTTGTTTTATCCACAAATCTTTAAATCGATTGAATTAAGCAGCAGCGAATCGATGACGGGCATGACGTTTCAAGCGGAAAAGGGGCTAGTGTTTAAAAACGAAGAAGAAATCAAACAGGCGCTCGATACACTCACTCCTTGCAACCGGACACTGCTCGACGAATCTATTTCCAATAATTTTCATTTCACTTCAGTCATTTCATCACCAATTTTATTGAAAGGAATTTGCATCGGTGTCATTACGCTTGATTCATTCGATAAATCGCTTCATTTCAAAAAAGAGGATATGCAGCTGTTAGAAGCGATTGCCCAGCAAGCCGCCATCGCGCTCGAAAAATCGAATATTTATCATAAAGAGAAAAAGACCGTCCAGCTGCTGTCCCGCTCGATCGAAACGCAGCGCAACATCGCCAATCTCGTCGTCAACGGAGAAGGTATCCAGTCCATTATCGATTATATTTATAAAACGATCGGCGAGCATATTTTCTTATTCGATGAAATAGGCGAACTGACCGCTTCTGCCTGCCGTGTACCTGTTTCAGAAGAGCTGAAGTGCGAACTGCTAAGCTTTGCGAAACAGAACGACCAGTCACTCAACAGCCCGTACAGTGTCTCCGAAATCACGCTAGGTATCGAAAACTATCAATTCATCGCGCTGCCGTTGCAATCGAAAATGAAGCCGCTCGGTACGCTCATTATCGTCTCAAAAGACCCAATCGGAGAAGCCGAAATCAACGCGCTCGAACATATCTGCACGGTCATCACGCTCGAGCTCGTCAAAGAACAAGCTGTCTACGAAACACAGCAACATCTACAGAATGAATTCATGACAAAAATTTTATCCGGCCAGGCAATCGATGAAACATTAATGAAACAAGCAAAAAATCTACAATTCGACTTGAACCGCAATTACATTGCCGTCATTGTCAGTGTCGAAAACAAAGACAAATTGCTGCGCGAAGCTATCAGCGAAAACGTCATTAACAATCTACTCCATATGACAAATAATAGCTTCCTGACAAAGAACTCGCAAGGCACCGCGCTCATCGATCCAAACAAGCTCGCGGCCTTACTTTCCTATCCTGCCAAGCTACAAACAGAAAATCCAGCTGGCAGCATAAAACAACTCGCCCTGTACTTGCAACAGGAAATCGAAAAAACATACAGCGAACTCGACATCACTATCGGCATCGGCAGAATGAAACCAAACCTTGCCACTGCCCACGAATCATTCAAAGAAGCTGAAAAATGCATCACATTCATAAAAAACTACCATTTCGAAGAGCACGCCCTGTCCTACACAGACCTTGGTATCCAACGCTTCATCTTACAGAATTCAGAAGAAGAACTACTCGATTACGTCCACGAAGTCATCGGCCCGCTCATTCAATACGAACGAGCCCGGAAAGGGGATTTGCTGCAAACACTACTTACCTATTTGCGTCAAAACCAAAACATCAAACGAACTGCCGTCGCCCTACACGTCCACACGAACACGCTGAATTATCGACTGAAACGTATTGAAGAAATACTTTCAACGGACCTGACAGATGGCCAGCAATTATTTAACATTCAGCTAGCAGGGACTATTTACCATTATATAAAACGGTGACAAGGGAGGGGTCCCTTGTCACCGTTTTCATCTGAAGAGCTGGGCTGCATAAATTCCCTGTTCCCTCACAAAATGCAGTTTGTAAGCATAAACATTTTCAAAGGTAAAATCTATATGGGGGATTATGCACGGCAATGCCCGCGTGGGGGGACTTTTAAATACTAATTGCCGTTTTACCTCACAATAAAAAGCGCTGTAAACGTTATCTTTCAACGTTTACAGCGCTATTTACATTATCTTCTAATACATTTTCATGACGTCCCGGGCAGACGAAATTAAACGCTGCATAGGTTTAATAGTTCCTCTCTTACTGATAGTTTTAATCTAACATTTCTCTCTTAAAAATTGTCGACTTCCAAGCCAATAAAATGTGCAAAACAAATTCTATTAAAACTTTCACAAATCCAATCACTTGTCATAGAATCTCCCCTTAAAGGTACTTTTATCTTTACATTTTTGGGCCACCTGCAACATAAAGAACTTGCCCTGAAATAAATGAGGCCTGTTTACTCGCAAAGAAACAGACTGCATGCGCTGCATCCTTTGGTAATCCGACACGCTTCACTGGTATTTGGCTTCTTTTTTCTTCCTTCAGTTGTTCATAGTTGACTCCACTTTTTTCCGCAATTGACTTCGTCATCTCCGTCTCTATAAACCCTAGAATAACTGTATTCACAGTTATATTATATTGACCAAGTTCCAATGCAAATTTTTTCGTAAACCACTGGATTCCGGCCTTTGTTATAGTATAATTTGCCTGTCCATCATTTTCCATAGCAGATGCCAAAGATAGATTAATGATACGACCATATGAATTATCAACCATAAGCTCCTGGGCATATTTACTACAAAGAAACACTCCTTTTAAATGAACATTCGTTAGGTGCTTCCAATCGTCTATGTTCATTTTATAAAGTAGTTCATAAGAGATCGTTTCATCGTTATTCACTAAAATATCTACTTTTCCATAGCTTTCTTTTATTACATTAAACACTTTAGCCAAATCAAATTCATTTGTAGTCTCGACAATAAACTTCTCGTAAGAAATATGTAACGCTTTAAATTCGTCGCAGGATTCGTTTAAAGCGAATTCATCCGAATCCAAAAGGTATACGTGTGCTCCTTCAAGGCCTAATTTTCTCGCTATTTCCTTGCCTATACCGCTTCCTGCTCCAGTAATAACCGCAACTTGATCATCGAAATTAGCCAAAGCTCGACACCTTTTTCTTTAGTATTTTTCTTGTATAATTACATACAATATTGTCATGTGTGTCCATCATTTCTGGGTAATATCATTCTTTAAATTTATTTTAACTCTTCTAGCTCAGCCTACCACTCTTACCATTTTCAATCCTAATTTTCAGTATCAACCTCGACTTTTATTTCCTTTTACTATGTATATGCATTAGCATTGCATTAAAATATCACACGCATGAAAACTGAATAATCTTAAATTAAACTCGAGCACAAAAAATCCTTTATAATGGTTGGGAGGTAGTAACCTATCCAAATCCAAAATAAAGGATTACACGTATGGATAAGATTACACGAAAAACAGCATTTGAGCAATGTGTTGGACTGATTTCTAATGAATTATTTGCAGATCAAGTGCAAGCCCATTGTCTTTATTACTATATAAAGAAGCTACACATAGCTTAATTGGTTTCGTTTTTTCTTCGAAAGCAAAACTACTAAAAAAGGGAAATAGAGTATTGAGATTTTTTACGGTGCTAGTAATCTAGTTTAGCCCGTATATTTCTAAATAATACGTCTCTGTTGTTCCAAACACTTTTATCTCCACAGGCCCACTTGCAAGATCAAAACTCAGCTTCCACTATTTATCGCTAAAAAAACAAAGCCAGAGAACTTTTGCTTTCTTACTCAATATATTCCTAAAACATCCTTATAAACCTAGTTCTTTCGCAATAATAACTTTCATTATTTCATTGGATCCTGCATAAATCGGAGCTACTGCAACATCACGATAAAGACGGGCAATTTCATACTCCTCCATATATCCGTATCCACCGTGAAGTTGCATACATTCCGGTGCCATTTTTCTTGCATTATCTGAAATCCACCATTTAGCCATAGACACTTGAGAATAAACATTTTGTCCTTCTAAATGCTTTACTATTAAATCATCAATAAATGTTCGACCAAGTTGAACTTGCGTCGCCATTTCCGCTAATTTAAATTGAGTGTTTTGGAATTTACTAATAGTCTGTCCAAACGCCTCTCGCTCTTTTACATATTCAAGCGTTACACTTAGCATCTGTTCCGCTAAAACTTGAGAATTTAATGCAGCAATAATTCTTTCTTGTTGCAATTCCTCCATTAAGTGGTAGAATCCTTTCCCTTCCTCACCAAGTAGATTCGAAGCTGGTACCCTTACATCTTCAAAAACTAGCTCTGACGTATCTTGACTATGAAGCCCAACCTTATCTAGTTTCCTACCACGAGAAAATCCAGGCATATTGCTTTCTACTAAAAACAAACTAATCCCTTTATGCCCAGGAATCGCCTTTGGATCTGTTTTACAAACAACAACAATCAAATCCGATAGAATACCGTTTGAAATAAATGTTTTTTGACCGTTTATAATATAGCTGTCTCCATCTTTAATCGCCGTTGTACTGATCGATGCCAAATCAGATCCTGCGCCCGGTTCAGTCATAGCTATCGCACTAATCGTATCCCCACTCATTAAACCTGGAAAATACTTTTTCTTTTGCTTCTCTGTTCCAAAATTTTTGATATAAGGAGCTACAATGCTACTGTGAACGACAATTCCTCCTAATCCCGATCCAATGCGCCTTAATTCTTCGCTTAAAATTACCGAAAAAATAAAGTCGGCACCCATACCTCCATATTTTTCATCTACCCATGGACAGAGAAAACCTTGTTCACCCATCTTTCTCCAAAATGTTTGTGGGACAAGACGATCTTTTTCCCATTGATCAAAATAAGGTACAGCTTCTTTTTCTAAAAACCTTCGAAGTGAATCTCGAAACATAATATGTTGCTCAGAAAAATAAGATCGATTTTTACTTTTGGCTGCCGAATTAGTTTTTGTCATTTTTATACCTCCATGTATTTTTATGCTTTCTTAACCGCATATTCATCCGGGTTGAGGATAAAATTCGCTCCATTTTCCGTAATCTTACCATTTTTCACTGCGATTTTTTCTTACGTGTCGAATGAACGTTTAAAAAGTACCTAAATGCTCATTAAAATCCCTCTCTTGCAACTTCAAAACTTCTTCAATTGACCCAACGCTTGGAAATACCCTTCTTTCAACGTTTCCACAACTTTTTCAATAGATTCAATTTCCCCGATTGCTCCAACACCTTGCCCGGCACCTCAAATGTTTTTCCATGATTTTGGCTCGTTTTCCCTCTAACCTGTGTTGAAATCGCGTTTCTTCTGTAAATTTT encodes the following:
- a CDS encoding acyl-CoA dehydrogenase, with product MNFDLTDEQQMVRKLVREFADAEVAPGADERDRTGEFPKEIFEKFSELGLMGLPFPEEYGGGGADTTSFAIVTEELSRVCASTGITYSAHISLGGAPLHLFGTPEQKEKYLTPICTGDSFGAFGLTEPNAGSDAGGTETTAVLEGDEWVINGSKCFITNASYAKHLAVTAITDRSKGTNGISAFIVPTDAPGFTVIANYEKMGLHSSNTTELILENVRVPKENLLGEIGNGYKQFLATLDGGRIGIGAMAVGIAQGAYERSLNYAQERKQFGRSISNFQAIQFKLADMAMNIELARNMVYKAAWLKDQGRSFKKEAAFAKLFASEMCMRVCDQAVQVHGGYGYIKEYQVERFFRDAKLLEIGEGTSEVQRMVIAKQIGC
- a CDS encoding helix-turn-helix domain-containing protein gives rise to the protein MQDTLTHRQLKSLVHVSTVINSSLDIETIFDLIIGEAISAVDAAGGGSIWVFDQQKQRLVAKSAHGLFYPQIFKSIELSSSESMTGMTFQAEKGLVFKNEEEIKQALDTLTPCNRTLLDESISNNFHFTSVISSPILLKGICIGVITLDSFDKSLHFKKEDMQLLEAIAQQAAIALEKSNIYHKEKKTVQLLSRSIETQRNIANLVVNGEGIQSIIDYIYKTIGEHIFLFDEIGELTASACRVPVSEELKCELLSFAKQNDQSLNSPYSVSEITLGIENYQFIALPLQSKMKPLGTLIIVSKDPIGEAEINALEHICTVITLELVKEQAVYETQQHLQNEFMTKILSGQAIDETLMKQAKNLQFDLNRNYIAVIVSVENKDKLLREAISENVINNLLHMTNNSFLTKNSQGTALIDPNKLAALLSYPAKLQTENPAGSIKQLALYLQQEIEKTYSELDITIGIGRMKPNLATAHESFKEAEKCITFIKNYHFEEHALSYTDLGIQRFILQNSEEELLDYVHEVIGPLIQYERARKGDLLQTLLTYLRQNQNIKRTAVALHVHTNTLNYRLKRIEEILSTDLTDGQQLFNIQLAGTIYHYIKR
- a CDS encoding SDR family NAD(P)-dependent oxidoreductase, with translation MANFDDQVAVITGAGSGIGKEIARKLGLEGAHVYLLDSDEFALNESCDEFKALHISYEKFIVETTNEFDLAKVFNVIKESYGKVDILVNNDETISYELLYKMNIDDWKHLTNVHLKGVFLCSKYAQELMVDNSYGRIINLSLASAMENDGQANYTITKAGIQWFTKKFALELGQYNITVNTVILGFIETEMTKSIAEKSGVNYEQLKEEKRSQIPVKRVGLPKDAAHAVCFFASKQASFISGQVLYVAGGPKM
- a CDS encoding acyl-CoA dehydrogenase family protein; its protein translation is MTKTNSAAKSKNRSYFSEQHIMFRDSLRRFLEKEAVPYFDQWEKDRLVPQTFWRKMGEQGFLCPWVDEKYGGMGADFIFSVILSEELRRIGSGLGGIVVHSSIVAPYIKNFGTEKQKKKYFPGLMSGDTISAIAMTEPGAGSDLASISTTAIKDGDSYIINGQKTFISNGILSDLIVVVCKTDPKAIPGHKGISLFLVESNMPGFSRGRKLDKVGLHSQDTSELVFEDVRVPASNLLGEEGKGFYHLMEELQQERIIAALNSQVLAEQMLSVTLEYVKEREAFGQTISKFQNTQFKLAEMATQVQLGRTFIDDLIVKHLEGQNVYSQVSMAKWWISDNARKMAPECMQLHGGYGYMEEYEIARLYRDVAVAPIYAGSNEIMKVIIAKELGL